A genome region from Dehalobacter sp. 12DCB1 includes the following:
- the lysS gene encoding lysine--tRNA ligase: MENLDINELMRIRLDKLENLRAKGIEPYADHYVRTHLSQDIIENFDELEGQDVSAAGRIMSKRDQGKVLFVHIQDLQGKIQIYIQVDAFGEEMFDTIKTFDIGDIIGVRGSVFRTKRGEISIKAKDIILLSKSLRPLPEKFHGLTNVDIRYRQRYLDLIMNGEVKETFITRNKIIRTMREYLEEKGFLEVETPTLLPIAGGATAKPFITHHNALDMQLYMRIALELPLKRLIVGGFEKVFEIGRNFRNEGISIKHNPEFTMMELYQAYANYEDIMNLTEDMIVYIVEKVLHTQEITYQGEKINFAKPWRRLPMLDAVKEYAGIDFTKIETDEEARKVAMEKGLQINALETKGKIINEVFEEFVEPKLIQPTFIIGHPVEISPLAKRNAVNPEYTDRFEVFIYGREAGNAFSELNDPIDQRGRFEKQVLEREKGDDEAHMMDEDFLQALEYGLPPTGGLGIGIDRLVMLLTDSASIRDVILFPTMKSRED; encoded by the coding sequence ATGGAAAATCTGGATATTAATGAACTAATGCGTATTCGTTTGGACAAGCTGGAGAATCTGAGGGCGAAAGGGATTGAACCCTATGCAGACCATTACGTGAGAACTCATTTATCACAGGACATTATCGAGAATTTTGATGAGCTGGAAGGGCAGGATGTCAGCGCAGCTGGAAGAATTATGTCCAAAAGAGATCAAGGGAAAGTTCTTTTCGTGCACATTCAAGACCTTCAGGGGAAAATCCAGATTTATATCCAGGTTGATGCGTTTGGCGAAGAAATGTTTGACACGATAAAGACGTTTGATATTGGTGATATTATCGGCGTCCGCGGCAGCGTTTTTCGTACCAAAAGAGGCGAGATTTCGATAAAGGCTAAGGATATTATATTGCTGTCAAAATCCCTGAGACCGCTGCCAGAAAAATTTCATGGGCTTACCAACGTTGATATTCGTTACCGTCAGCGTTATCTTGATTTGATCATGAATGGAGAAGTGAAGGAAACATTTATCACCAGAAATAAAATTATCAGAACAATGCGTGAGTATTTGGAAGAGAAAGGATTCCTGGAGGTTGAGACGCCTACGCTGCTTCCAATCGCAGGCGGTGCAACTGCAAAGCCTTTCATCACGCATCATAACGCGCTTGATATGCAGTTATACATGAGGATAGCTCTGGAACTTCCGCTTAAAAGGCTGATTGTGGGCGGTTTCGAAAAGGTATTTGAAATTGGCCGTAATTTTCGGAATGAAGGAATTTCGATTAAGCATAACCCTGAATTTACCATGATGGAACTATATCAGGCCTATGCAAATTATGAAGATATTATGAACCTTACAGAGGATATGATCGTTTATATTGTTGAGAAAGTTCTCCATACCCAGGAAATTACTTATCAGGGTGAGAAGATCAATTTTGCGAAGCCCTGGCGCCGCTTGCCAATGCTTGACGCAGTTAAAGAGTATGCCGGAATAGATTTTACCAAAATTGAAACCGATGAAGAAGCCAGAAAAGTTGCCATGGAGAAAGGGCTGCAAATTAATGCACTGGAAACCAAGGGCAAAATCATCAATGAGGTTTTTGAAGAATTTGTTGAACCAAAACTTATCCAACCAACTTTTATCATCGGTCATCCTGTAGAAATTTCTCCTCTCGCAAAAAGGAATGCAGTAAATCCTGAGTATACGGACAGGTTTGAGGTATTTATTTATGGTAGAGAGGCAGGAAATGCATTTTCGGAGTTAAATGATCCTATTGATCAGAGAGGAAGATTCGAAAAACAGGTTCTGGAAAGAGAAAAGGGCGATGATGAGGCGCACATGATGGATGAAGACTTTCTTCAAGCGCTTGAATATGGACTTCCGCCCACAGGCGGACTTGGTATTGGGATCGACAGGCTCGTAATGCTTCTGACAGACTCAGCCTCTATCAGGGACGTTATCTTATTCCCTACCATGAAATCCAGAGAAGATTAA
- the greA gene encoding transcription elongation factor GreA has product MPEKEVILTLDGLKKLEEELEILKTQRRREVAERIKQAIEFGDISENSEYEDAKNEQAFIEGRIITLEKMLRNARVIDDNDEKDHVAVGSTVLLKDVEYGDEEEYTIVGSAEADPAVNKISNESPVGKAVLGQIKGSVVEVNVPAGMLRYEIVDIR; this is encoded by the coding sequence ATGCCCGAAAAAGAAGTCATTTTAACACTTGATGGTCTGAAAAAACTGGAAGAAGAACTGGAAATTCTAAAGACGCAAAGAAGAAGAGAAGTTGCTGAAAGGATTAAACAAGCCATTGAGTTTGGAGATATATCCGAAAACTCAGAATATGAAGATGCAAAAAACGAACAGGCTTTTATCGAAGGCAGGATCATTACCCTCGAGAAAATGCTGAGAAATGCCAGAGTCATTGACGACAATGATGAAAAAGATCATGTTGCCGTAGGAAGTACAGTGCTGTTGAAAGATGTTGAATACGGGGACGAAGAGGAGTATACCATCGTCGGCTCGGCAGAGGCAGATCCGGCAGTCAATAAGATTTCCAACGAATCACCGGTTGGCAAAGCTGTTCTTGGACAAATCAAAGGCAGCGTTGTTGAGGTTAATGTTCCGGCAGGGATGCTTCGTTATGAAATTGTAGATATTCGCTAG
- the dusB gene encoding tRNA dihydrouridine synthase DusB: protein MKLGKYHLSDKPVFMAPMAGITDKAFREIIRLTGGKYVITEMISDKALLHHNAKTFKMLDLKGEEGPRIVQLFGSEPVPMARAAEIAETYGADVIDINMGCPTPKIVKNGEGASLLRNIPLAIEIVSEVVKAVKVPVTVKIRLGWDRSSIVALELAPMLEQAGVSMLTVHARTREQYYSGKANWEWIRKIKTRIGIPVIGNGDILSPEDALKMIQLTGCDGVMIARGALGNPWLIGRSQYYLDTETLPQEPGNREKLRILIQHFEKIIEYKGERIGVQEVRKHASWYIKGMKKAAEYRNQIMKIKSYQEMKTLFLGIYSMECPDH, encoded by the coding sequence ATGAAATTAGGGAAGTATCATTTGTCAGATAAGCCTGTTTTTATGGCCCCGATGGCAGGGATAACGGATAAGGCCTTCCGGGAAATCATCCGGCTTACAGGAGGTAAATACGTCATAACGGAAATGATCAGCGATAAAGCACTGCTGCATCATAATGCCAAGACATTTAAAATGCTTGATCTTAAAGGAGAAGAAGGACCTCGAATTGTTCAGCTTTTTGGATCCGAGCCTGTCCCCATGGCCAGAGCAGCTGAGATAGCTGAAACATATGGAGCTGATGTTATAGACATTAATATGGGATGTCCGACACCAAAGATTGTGAAAAACGGTGAAGGGGCATCCCTTCTTCGAAACATTCCGTTAGCGATAGAAATTGTCTCCGAAGTTGTAAAGGCTGTGAAGGTTCCTGTTACCGTTAAAATCCGCTTGGGATGGGATCGTTCCAGTATTGTTGCGCTTGAACTGGCGCCAATGTTAGAGCAGGCAGGAGTAAGCATGCTCACAGTTCATGCCCGGACCAGAGAACAATATTATTCCGGCAAGGCTAACTGGGAGTGGATCCGTAAAATTAAAACAAGAATTGGCATACCTGTGATTGGGAATGGGGATATTCTGTCTCCGGAAGATGCGCTGAAAATGATCCAGCTTACCGGATGTGACGGAGTCATGATAGCGAGGGGAGCTTTAGGAAATCCGTGGCTAATTGGCAGATCCCAATATTATCTTGATACGGAAACACTTCCACAGGAACCAGGCAACAGAGAAAAACTTAGAATACTTATTCAGCATTTTGAAAAGATCATTGAATATAAAGGTGAAAGAATCGGCGTACAGGAGGTCCGCAAACACGCTTCCTGGTATATTAAGGGTATGAAGAAAGCAGCAGAGTACCGGAACCAGATCATGAAAATCAAAAGTTACCAGGAAATGAAGACACTATTTTTAGGCATTTATTCAATGGAATGCCCGGACCATTAA
- a CDS encoding type III pantothenate kinase — MILVIDIGNTNIVLGVYQDSELIYYWRISTDKNNTSDEYASTIKNLFSFHDLSFSNISGAIISSVVPPVTPALEQMIKKYFSVIPIIVGPGVKTGISINIDNPRELGADRIVNAVAAYTKYGGPLVIVDFGTATTFCAVSEKGEYLGGAIAPGIGISTEALYQKASKLPRVEIIKTKNVIGKNTVNGMQAGIYHGFCGQIDRIVELMKKELGGKIKVIATGGLAELIFGDSKMIDLIDPFLTLEGLLYIYERNLR; from the coding sequence ATGATTTTGGTCATCGATATTGGGAATACGAATATTGTACTTGGTGTTTACCAAGACAGTGAGCTTATTTATTACTGGAGAATTTCCACGGATAAAAACAATACATCGGACGAATATGCATCGACAATTAAAAATTTATTTAGTTTTCACGATTTGTCTTTCAGCAATATATCCGGAGCTATTATTTCTTCGGTTGTACCGCCTGTGACGCCTGCACTGGAACAGATGATCAAAAAGTATTTCAGCGTAATCCCGATTATTGTTGGCCCGGGCGTGAAGACGGGCATTTCCATTAATATTGATAATCCCAGGGAGCTCGGTGCAGACAGGATTGTCAACGCTGTTGCTGCCTATACCAAGTATGGCGGGCCATTAGTTATTGTCGATTTTGGTACGGCAACAACTTTTTGCGCCGTCAGTGAAAAGGGAGAGTACTTAGGGGGGGCGATTGCACCTGGAATCGGGATTTCCACTGAGGCACTCTACCAAAAAGCTTCAAAATTGCCTAGAGTAGAGATTATTAAGACCAAAAACGTCATCGGCAAAAATACAGTCAACGGTATGCAAGCGGGAATATATCATGGATTTTGCGGACAGATTGACCGTATTGTCGAACTGATGAAAAAAGAACTTGGCGGAAAAATTAAAGTCATTGCAACCGGTGGTCTGGCTGAACTGATTTTCGGGGATTCCAAAATGATTGATCTTATTGATCCTTTTTTGACGTTGGAAGGGCTTTTGTATATTTATGAAAGAAATTTGCGGTAA
- the nadC gene encoding carboxylating nicotinate-nucleotide diphosphorylase, with the protein MFATFQYEELIEQALKEDIGTGDLSTLIFPEGYQSEARIYAKAHGIVCGLFIAEMTFKKIDPCLDVQMQVKDGDCIRPGTLVMKINGSLAGILQAERTVLNFIQHLSGISSITRRFVELVSDLGVKVTDTRKTMPGMRNLQKYAVRVGGGTNHRFGLYDAVMLKDNHLDAIGNLAEAVQKIKTKVGHMVKIEVECETLEQVREAVLSGVDVIMLDNMSLQDMKTAVQYINHRVVVEASGGVREDTVRQIAETGVDIISVGRLTHSVEAIDFSMVVDDFKPSIQKHLHSAEKI; encoded by the coding sequence ATGTTCGCTACGTTTCAATATGAAGAATTGATTGAACAAGCATTAAAAGAAGATATCGGTACCGGAGATCTCAGTACGCTGATCTTTCCTGAAGGTTACCAGAGTGAAGCCAGAATCTATGCCAAAGCGCATGGCATTGTCTGCGGCCTTTTTATTGCTGAGATGACCTTTAAGAAGATAGATCCGTGCCTAGATGTTCAGATGCAGGTTAAAGATGGAGACTGTATTAGGCCGGGGACTCTGGTCATGAAAATCAATGGTTCACTGGCAGGAATTCTTCAAGCTGAAAGAACCGTACTTAATTTCATTCAGCATCTTTCAGGGATATCCAGTATTACAAGAAGATTTGTTGAACTTGTATCTGATTTAGGCGTTAAGGTCACAGATACGCGCAAAACGATGCCGGGTATGAGAAACCTGCAGAAATACGCTGTCAGGGTCGGCGGAGGAACGAACCACCGTTTTGGTTTGTATGATGCCGTTATGCTTAAGGATAATCATCTGGACGCAATCGGAAATCTGGCTGAGGCTGTTCAAAAAATCAAAACAAAAGTTGGCCATATGGTTAAAATAGAGGTTGAATGTGAAACACTGGAACAGGTACGGGAGGCCGTTCTGAGCGGTGTTGACGTGATTATGCTCGATAATATGTCCCTGCAGGATATGAAAACAGCGGTTCAGTATATTAACCACCGGGTTGTCGTAGAGGCGTCCGGAGGAGTTAGGGAAGACACAGTGCGTCAAATTGCCGAGACAGGCGTTGACATTATTTCGGTAGGCAGGCTTACGCATTCGGTCGAAGCGATTGATTTTTCGATGGTTGTTGATGATTTCAAGCCATCTATTCAGAAGCACCTTCATTCTGCTGAAAAAATATAA
- the nadB gene encoding L-aspartate oxidase encodes MNENDYLIPWDKDKLEIFQTEVLILGSGIAGLFAAIKLCPKYEVTVLTKKDVMASNTEHAQGGIAVALNEDDSPEFHYGDTIKAGAGLCNLKAVKILAEKGPECVGKLIDFGTKFDESNNKLDFTREAAHSKSRVLHAHGDATGGEIERALVEVVHSSPITVKENYYLIDFVKNSKAEVCGALVLNNMTLAMEVWLAKAVILATGGAGQMYKHTTNPAVATGDGIAAAYRAGAELMDMEFIQFHPTALLLPGAPNFLISEAARGEGAVLVNSRGERFMEGVPGKELAPRDVVSREIWKQMQTGQVYLDFSPMGHSKVEQRFPGIYKTCLNYGVDISTDPVPVGPAAHYLMGGVRINEFGETNLPNLFACGECACNGVHGANRLASNSLLDGLVFASTISDTINQKISEMPKPEDVLPYEGCPGECDVRDSAADPAALKEELQNILWDKVGIIRDEEHLRQAQAELNQLMERFNPHSDVPELELGNMLAIGMVIIKAALAREESRGGHFRRDFPTTEEPWQKHSVYMKGDHHVRYVSI; translated from the coding sequence ATGAATGAGAATGACTATCTGATTCCCTGGGACAAGGATAAGCTTGAGATCTTTCAGACCGAAGTGCTTATTCTCGGAAGCGGAATTGCGGGATTGTTTGCAGCAATCAAACTTTGTCCCAAATATGAAGTAACCGTTCTGACCAAGAAAGATGTGATGGCAAGCAACACTGAGCATGCTCAGGGAGGTATTGCCGTTGCTCTTAATGAGGATGACTCTCCTGAATTTCACTATGGCGATACCATTAAAGCCGGAGCAGGGTTATGTAACCTGAAAGCAGTCAAGATCCTGGCTGAGAAAGGGCCGGAGTGTGTCGGTAAGCTGATTGATTTTGGCACCAAATTTGATGAAAGTAATAATAAACTGGATTTTACGCGGGAAGCTGCTCACAGCAAAAGCAGGGTGCTGCATGCTCACGGTGATGCTACCGGCGGAGAAATAGAACGTGCCCTGGTAGAAGTTGTGCATTCCAGCCCAATTACCGTTAAAGAAAACTATTATTTAATCGATTTTGTAAAAAATAGTAAAGCAGAGGTCTGTGGAGCTCTGGTGCTTAACAATATGACCTTGGCAATGGAAGTATGGCTGGCTAAAGCCGTTATCCTGGCTACAGGCGGTGCAGGTCAGATGTATAAGCATACGACCAATCCTGCGGTTGCGACAGGAGACGGGATAGCTGCTGCTTATCGGGCAGGAGCCGAACTTATGGATATGGAATTTATTCAATTCCATCCTACAGCCCTGCTGCTGCCGGGAGCACCCAATTTTTTAATTTCGGAGGCAGCCAGAGGAGAGGGAGCTGTACTGGTAAACTCACGCGGAGAACGTTTTATGGAGGGTGTCCCCGGTAAAGAGCTTGCTCCGAGGGATGTTGTGTCAAGGGAGATCTGGAAGCAGATGCAGACAGGACAGGTCTATCTTGATTTCAGCCCGATGGGACACTCAAAAGTCGAACAAAGGTTTCCGGGAATTTATAAAACTTGTCTGAATTATGGCGTTGATATTTCTACAGATCCTGTACCGGTCGGCCCTGCTGCGCATTACTTAATGGGCGGAGTCCGTATCAATGAATTTGGTGAAACGAATTTGCCAAATCTTTTTGCTTGCGGTGAATGTGCCTGTAATGGCGTTCATGGTGCCAACAGGCTTGCCAGCAACTCCTTGTTGGATGGATTAGTATTTGCTTCAACCATTTCTGATACAATCAATCAGAAAATTAGTGAAATGCCCAAACCGGAAGATGTTTTGCCGTATGAAGGCTGCCCCGGTGAATGTGATGTTCGGGATTCCGCTGCAGACCCGGCTGCTCTGAAAGAAGAACTGCAGAATATTTTATGGGATAAAGTCGGAATCATTCGGGATGAAGAACATTTACGGCAGGCCCAGGCGGAATTAAATCAATTGATGGAACGGTTTAACCCCCATTCTGACGTGCCGGAACTTGAGCTTGGCAATATGCTTGCGATTGGAATGGTGATTATCAAGGCTGCTTTGGCACGTGAAGAAAGCAGAGGGGGCCATTTCCGACGGGATTTTCCGACTACAGAGGAACCCTGGCAAAAGCATTCTGTCTATATGAAGGGGGATCATCATGTTCGCTACGTTTCAATATGA
- the nadA gene encoding quinolinate synthase NadA — translation MDNGEGKDQLINDINALRKQRKAVILAHYYQPGDIQDIADFVGDSLQLAQQAAWTDAAVIVFCGVHFMAESAAILSPEKIVLLPDTSAGCPMADMVEADRLREAKTKLPGVKVVCYVNSSAEVKAESDICCTSSNAEKIIQSLENEEILFVPDGNLGGYVAAKANRKINLWPGFCPTHHRLAREDILKAREEHQGAKVLVHPECREEVWREADYVGSTAGIIKYAENSTDTEFIIGTECGILHELAKRCPGKQFYMASAHMICPNMKKISLQKVKDALSNMVPVVTVSKEIREKAVCALERMLAVQ, via the coding sequence ATGGATAATGGTGAAGGCAAAGATCAGCTGATCAATGACATAAATGCTCTGCGCAAGCAAAGAAAAGCAGTAATTCTTGCCCATTATTACCAGCCAGGGGACATTCAGGATATTGCGGATTTTGTCGGAGATTCACTTCAGCTTGCTCAGCAGGCTGCCTGGACAGATGCCGCTGTCATTGTATTTTGCGGAGTTCATTTTATGGCCGAAAGTGCGGCAATCCTATCCCCGGAGAAAATTGTCCTGCTACCGGACACTTCAGCAGGCTGTCCGATGGCAGATATGGTCGAAGCAGACCGGCTTAGAGAGGCAAAGACCAAACTGCCTGGCGTTAAAGTGGTCTGTTATGTTAACTCATCCGCAGAGGTGAAAGCCGAAAGCGATATTTGCTGCACATCATCCAATGCTGAGAAAATTATTCAATCTCTTGAAAACGAGGAGATCCTTTTCGTGCCTGACGGCAACCTCGGCGGATATGTTGCAGCCAAAGCGAATAGAAAGATTAACTTGTGGCCTGGTTTTTGTCCGACGCATCACAGGCTCGCCAGGGAAGATATCTTAAAGGCGAGGGAGGAACATCAAGGAGCAAAAGTTCTGGTTCATCCTGAATGCCGCGAGGAAGTCTGGCGGGAAGCCGATTATGTTGGCTCTACTGCCGGGATTATTAAGTATGCAGAGAATTCGACGGATACCGAATTTATTATTGGAACGGAATGTGGCATTTTGCATGAACTTGCTAAACGCTGTCCCGGGAAACAATTTTATATGGCTTCAGCACATATGATCTGCCCGAATATGAAAAAGATCAGCTTGCAAAAGGTCAAGGATGCACTTTCAAACATGGTGCCGGTCGTTACTGTGTCAAAAGAAATCAGAGAGAAGGCGGTCTGCGCGCTGGAAAGAATGCTGGCCGTCCAATAA
- the panD gene encoding aspartate 1-decarboxylase: MFRNMMKSKIHKARVTEANLNYVGSITIDRSLMEQADILENEKVQVVNLNNGARLETYVIPGEANSGMICLNGAAARLVQVGDQVIIISYGLFSDEESKGYTPKVVFVDEKNQSVRIDGVEVHGVQA; encoded by the coding sequence ATGTTCAGAAATATGATGAAATCAAAGATTCATAAAGCCAGAGTTACTGAGGCCAACCTGAATTATGTGGGAAGCATAACGATAGACCGCAGTCTGATGGAACAGGCTGATATTTTGGAAAACGAGAAAGTTCAGGTTGTTAATCTAAATAATGGAGCCAGGCTGGAGACGTATGTGATCCCAGGAGAAGCGAATTCCGGAATGATCTGTCTAAACGGAGCAGCAGCCAGGCTGGTTCAGGTCGGGGATCAGGTAATTATTATTTCCTATGGGCTGTTTTCCGATGAGGAAAGCAAAGGATATACTCCAAAAGTTGTTTTTGTCGATGAAAAAAACCAGTCGGTTAGGATTGACGGGGTTGAAGTGCACGGCGTACAGGCTTGA
- the panC gene encoding pantoate--beta-alanine ligase, which yields MIIAGKIAETREKIASAKQQGKTVVLVPTMGFLHEGHLSMVKIARNQDPNHKRTYIVMSIFVNPLQFGPNEDYEKYPRDLARDSGLAEQAGVDLLFAPSVTEMYPDGKSLTAVQVSQITEVLCGASRPGHFEGVATVVTKLFNIIQPDEAYFGLKDYQQVAAIKQMTKDLNSPVKIVAFPTVRESDGLAKSSRNAYLSSEDRQQASVLFRSLQEAAALISEGETCAEVVREKIRQRISSESNGKIDYVEIREADDLADVDSIDSSVVIALAVRFGTTRLIDNIVVEV from the coding sequence ATGATTATAGCCGGAAAAATAGCTGAAACAAGAGAAAAAATAGCATCAGCCAAACAGCAGGGAAAAACTGTTGTTCTTGTACCTACGATGGGCTTCTTGCATGAGGGCCATCTGTCCATGGTCAAGATAGCCAGAAATCAGGATCCAAATCACAAAAGAACCTATATTGTGATGAGTATATTTGTTAATCCGTTACAGTTTGGCCCGAATGAGGATTACGAGAAATATCCGCGTGATCTTGCCAGGGATTCAGGACTCGCCGAACAGGCAGGCGTGGACCTGTTGTTTGCTCCTTCGGTCACGGAAATGTATCCGGACGGAAAAAGCCTTACGGCAGTTCAGGTATCCCAGATCACTGAGGTTCTCTGCGGAGCCAGCCGTCCCGGGCACTTTGAGGGAGTAGCAACTGTCGTGACAAAACTTTTTAATATTATTCAGCCTGATGAAGCCTATTTTGGCTTAAAAGATTACCAGCAGGTTGCTGCCATCAAACAAATGACAAAAGATTTAAATAGCCCTGTCAAAATTGTGGCCTTCCCGACAGTTCGAGAAAGCGATGGACTTGCCAAGAGCTCCAGAAATGCTTATTTGAGCAGCGAAGACCGGCAGCAAGCCTCAGTGCTGTTTCGTTCATTGCAGGAAGCTGCGGCATTAATCTCTGAGGGTGAGACCTGCGCTGAAGTCGTCAGAGAAAAGATCAGACAGAGAATAAGCAGTGAATCAAACGGGAAAATTGATTATGTAGAAATCAGGGAAGCGGACGATCTTGCAGATGTCGATAGTATTGACAGTTCTGTTGTGATTGCTCTTGCCGTTCGTTTTGGGACAACGCGCTTGATTGATAATATTGTCGTGGAGGTGTGA
- a CDS encoding DUF2520 domain-containing protein, whose product MSANTIKFGIIGTGVVGTSLAILLEKAGLRCVGVHTRSKKSYEYFCRYLPKEQLGLKQLVMESDLVFITTQDCYIEETAARLSQERDIKPGQIWIHCSGSLPSGVMCQNPMLPVAYLSLHPLQAFANIDTAVSVMKGTYFSIEGSSPEAENQGENLVALLAGIPLKINPSKKSLYHAGAVVVSNYLVSLVLLAVKLFEQAGIERKEALAALLPLLAGSCRNIGKLGLPGALTGPIARGDAQVVARHLQSMPEEIRTVYRELGKLALELGLEKKLLDRASYRPEDLNALEELLKDLGEETKQ is encoded by the coding sequence TTGTCAGCAAATACGATAAAATTTGGAATCATCGGAACTGGCGTGGTCGGGACATCTCTGGCGATTCTGTTAGAAAAGGCAGGGCTGCGGTGTGTCGGAGTCCATACCCGGAGCAAAAAGTCATATGAGTATTTTTGTAGATACTTGCCAAAAGAGCAACTCGGATTGAAACAGCTTGTGATGGAGTCGGATCTGGTTTTTATTACGACTCAGGATTGCTACATTGAAGAAACGGCAGCCAGACTTTCTCAGGAAAGGGACATTAAACCAGGTCAAATCTGGATTCACTGCTCAGGGTCTTTGCCTTCGGGGGTCATGTGTCAGAATCCTATGCTGCCTGTCGCCTACCTGTCTCTGCATCCGCTGCAGGCCTTTGCAAATATTGATACCGCGGTTTCTGTCATGAAGGGAACCTATTTTAGCATCGAGGGCAGCAGCCCGGAGGCTGAGAATCAGGGAGAAAACCTGGTTGCTTTATTAGCTGGAATCCCGCTTAAAATTAATCCCTCGAAAAAAAGTCTCTATCATGCCGGAGCGGTTGTCGTCTCAAACTATCTTGTTTCGCTGGTCCTGTTGGCAGTCAAACTATTTGAGCAGGCCGGAATAGAGCGTAAAGAGGCCCTGGCTGCCTTACTTCCACTGTTAGCCGGATCCTGTCGGAATATCGGCAAACTGGGACTTCCTGGGGCGCTTACGGGGCCAATCGCTAGGGGAGATGCCCAAGTTGTCGCAAGACATCTTCAAAGCATGCCTGAAGAAATTAGGACAGTCTATAGAGAGCTTGGAAAGCTGGCTTTGGAATTGGGATTAGAAAAAAAACTGTTGGATAGGGCATCCTATCGCCCGGAAGATTTAAACGCCCTGGAAGAACTTTTGAAAGACTTAGGAGAGGAAACAAAGCAATGA
- the folK gene encoding 2-amino-4-hydroxy-6-hydroxymethyldihydropteridine diphosphokinase, with the protein MRAFLSLGSNEGDRKEYLDRALDMLMNTPGIMVKRISSLYDTEPWGNVDQSPFLNMVIGIETELDPYELLEVCQQIETSLGRKRLIHWGSRTIDIDILSYQDYVIQTEKLTIPHPFMEQREFVLAPLREIAPDYILQSGRVIGTVQGEGLVKKCTKL; encoded by the coding sequence ATGAGAGCATTCTTAAGTTTGGGGAGCAATGAAGGAGACCGCAAGGAATATTTGGATCGGGCACTCGATATGTTGATGAACACTCCAGGAATCATGGTTAAGCGTATTTCCAGCCTCTATGATACTGAACCCTGGGGCAATGTCGACCAGTCACCTTTCCTGAATATGGTCATTGGCATTGAAACGGAGCTGGATCCTTATGAACTGCTTGAAGTCTGCCAGCAAATTGAAACATCACTAGGAAGAAAACGACTGATTCATTGGGGGTCCCGCACGATTGATATCGATATTCTTTCCTACCAGGATTATGTGATCCAGACTGAAAAACTGACAATTCCGCATCCCTTCATGGAACAAAGAGAGTTTGTACTGGCTCCGCTAAGAGAAATAGCACCGGACTATATTCTGCAGTCAGGAAGAGTAATCGGAACGGTTCAAGGCGAAGGACTTGTTAAAAAATGTACGAAACTATAG
- the folB gene encoding dihydroneopterin aldolase encodes MKENDVIRLRGIELYAYHGVMEEERILGQRFVIDVDIFLKKPVNMQDSLAETVNYAEVYQVVRHCVVDQRYQLIETLAEKIALEITNGFSCSGVRVEVHKPNAPVPGILKDISVEIIREKKDESILKFGEQ; translated from the coding sequence ATGAAGGAAAATGATGTCATCCGCCTGCGAGGGATAGAGCTTTATGCTTACCATGGTGTGATGGAGGAGGAACGGATTCTCGGCCAAAGATTTGTTATTGACGTGGACATCTTCTTGAAGAAGCCGGTTAACATGCAGGACAGTTTAGCTGAGACGGTGAATTATGCCGAAGTCTATCAAGTGGTCAGGCATTGTGTCGTTGATCAGCGTTATCAGCTGATTGAAACACTTGCCGAAAAAATAGCCTTGGAAATTACAAATGGATTTTCCTGTTCAGGTGTCCGGGTAGAGGTACATAAGCCAAATGCCCCGGTTCCCGGAATTCTTAAGGATATATCGGTAGAGATCATACGGGAGAAAAAAGATGAGAGCATTCTTAAGTTTGGGGAGCAATGA